The following are from one region of the Streptomyces tuirus genome:
- a CDS encoding NHLP bacteriocin export ABC transporter permease/ATPase subunit — MTAVHEGHDGDLVLGAFGQMGSRIDCAGFNRLDLEGPQVLWLVASGAVDLFAVDAGQQGHWHHLGRLEAGSLVLGPVPGPQHTLVARPLRDCVVHRIGLRELYQPANTATWSYDEYGNPQYVPPTTSPLEYALALGVGRSLSILFQAPMATERAAAPTDDDVFWMQVPPGSVQYGSLYGAEAAADLLMDPALWQSMVDQQYRLLTTLDRWIEQLERTHETRTAEGIKAGEAVRAQADRTLLASIGKRSSKSTTAADADATYAACKLVGQAAGIRITEPTQKGTGGDRLDPVEQVALASRVRTRAVRLDGRWWRDDVGPLVGQRALSGAPVALLWRRGGYVAVHPSTGRETPIEKANAEEFEPRAVMFYRPLPEKRLSPLGLLRFCMQGMRGDLTGLLLSGLVTVAIGALVPVATGKVLGEFVPKAQTGLIVQVCLAVMLSSVVAAAFMLLQNLTILRIEGRIEATLQPAVWDRLLRLPTKFFTERSTGELASAAMGISSIRRLLAGVGPTVAQSVTIGAMNLGLLFWFSVPMAMAAIGMLVVIAAVFLGLGLWQVRWQRRLVVLSNKLNNQAFQTLRGLPKLRVAAAENYAYAAWASEFARSRELQQKVGRIKNLTTVLGAVYLPLCTLLMFMLLAGPARGSMSAAAFLTFNTSVTMVLTSVTQLTGSFVSAVAALPLFEEIKPVLDATPEVRTASTRPGPLTGAIEARRVSFRYSDDGPLVLDDVSFEARPGEFVAVVGPSGCGKSTLLRLLIGFDRPVSGSVLYDGQDLAALDQSAVRRQCGVVLQHAQPFTGSILDVICGTEPYTPEEAMAAAEMAGLAEDIKRMPMGLHTIVAGSGAVSGGQRQRLMIAQALIRRPRILFFDEATSALDNETQRTVIESTKALNATRIVIAHRLSTVLDADRVVVMEEGKVIQQGPPAQLLADTGGRLHELVRRQMA, encoded by the coding sequence ATGACGGCCGTTCACGAAGGGCACGACGGCGACCTGGTGCTGGGCGCCTTCGGGCAGATGGGTTCGCGCATCGACTGCGCCGGGTTCAACCGCCTCGACCTCGAAGGCCCGCAGGTGCTGTGGCTGGTCGCCTCCGGCGCCGTGGATCTGTTCGCGGTCGACGCCGGGCAGCAGGGCCACTGGCACCATCTGGGCCGGCTGGAGGCGGGCTCGCTGGTGCTCGGCCCGGTGCCGGGCCCGCAGCACACTCTGGTGGCCCGGCCGCTGCGGGACTGCGTGGTGCACCGCATCGGCCTGCGCGAGCTGTACCAGCCGGCCAACACGGCGACCTGGTCGTACGACGAGTACGGCAACCCGCAGTACGTGCCGCCGACGACGAGTCCGCTGGAGTACGCGCTCGCCCTCGGGGTCGGCCGGAGTCTGTCGATCCTCTTCCAGGCGCCGATGGCCACCGAGCGGGCCGCCGCGCCCACCGACGACGACGTGTTCTGGATGCAGGTGCCGCCGGGCAGTGTGCAGTACGGCTCGCTGTACGGCGCGGAGGCCGCGGCCGACCTGCTGATGGACCCCGCGCTGTGGCAGTCCATGGTCGACCAGCAGTACCGGCTGCTGACCACGCTGGACCGCTGGATCGAGCAGCTGGAGCGCACCCACGAGACGCGCACCGCCGAGGGCATCAAGGCCGGGGAGGCGGTACGCGCCCAGGCCGACCGGACGCTGCTCGCCTCCATCGGCAAGCGCTCCTCGAAGAGCACGACCGCGGCCGACGCGGACGCCACGTACGCGGCCTGCAAGCTGGTCGGGCAGGCGGCCGGGATCCGGATCACCGAGCCGACCCAGAAGGGCACCGGCGGGGACCGTCTCGACCCGGTCGAGCAGGTCGCCCTGGCCTCCCGCGTCCGGACCCGGGCCGTACGGCTCGACGGCCGCTGGTGGCGGGACGACGTGGGGCCGCTGGTGGGTCAGCGGGCCCTGTCGGGTGCGCCGGTGGCGCTGCTGTGGCGGCGCGGCGGCTATGTGGCGGTGCATCCGTCGACCGGCCGGGAGACGCCGATCGAGAAGGCCAACGCCGAGGAGTTCGAGCCGCGCGCTGTGATGTTCTACCGCCCGCTGCCGGAGAAGCGGCTCAGTCCGCTGGGGCTGCTGCGGTTCTGTATGCAGGGCATGCGCGGCGACCTGACGGGGCTGCTGCTCAGCGGTCTGGTGACGGTCGCGATCGGCGCGCTCGTGCCGGTCGCGACGGGCAAGGTGCTCGGCGAGTTCGTGCCGAAGGCGCAGACGGGCCTGATCGTGCAGGTGTGTCTCGCGGTGATGCTGAGCAGCGTGGTGGCCGCGGCCTTCATGCTGTTGCAGAACCTGACGATCCTGCGGATCGAGGGCCGGATCGAGGCGACGCTCCAGCCGGCGGTGTGGGACCGGCTGCTGAGACTGCCGACGAAGTTCTTCACCGAGCGCTCCACGGGCGAACTGGCCAGCGCGGCCATGGGCATCAGCTCGATCCGCAGGCTGCTGGCGGGTGTCGGGCCGACGGTCGCCCAGTCGGTGACGATCGGCGCGATGAACCTGGGGCTGCTGTTCTGGTTCAGCGTGCCGATGGCGATGGCCGCGATCGGCATGCTCGTCGTCATCGCGGCGGTGTTCCTGGGGCTCGGGTTGTGGCAGGTGCGCTGGCAGCGGCGTCTGGTGGTGCTCTCCAACAAGCTGAACAACCAGGCGTTCCAGACGCTGCGGGGTCTGCCCAAGCTGCGGGTGGCCGCCGCCGAGAACTACGCGTACGCCGCGTGGGCGTCGGAGTTCGCGCGCAGCCGGGAGCTCCAGCAGAAGGTCGGCCGCATCAAGAACCTCACGACGGTGCTGGGCGCCGTGTACCTGCCGCTGTGCACCCTGCTGATGTTCATGCTGCTGGCGGGCCCGGCCCGGGGGTCGATGTCGGCGGCGGCGTTCCTCACGTTCAACACCTCGGTGACGATGGTGCTGACCTCCGTCACACAGCTGACGGGCTCGTTCGTCTCGGCGGTGGCCGCGCTGCCGCTGTTCGAGGAGATCAAGCCGGTGCTGGACGCGACGCCGGAGGTGCGCACCGCGAGCACCCGGCCGGGTCCGCTGACCGGCGCGATCGAGGCGCGGCGGGTGTCCTTCCGCTACTCGGACGACGGTCCGCTGGTCCTGGACGACGTGTCGTTCGAGGCGCGCCCGGGCGAGTTCGTCGCGGTCGTCGGCCCGAGCGGCTGCGGGAAGTCGACGCTGCTGCGGCTGCTGATCGGGTTCGACCGGCCGGTGTCGGGCAGCGTGCTCTACGACGGGCAGGACCTGGCGGCCCTGGACCAGTCGGCGGTGCGCCGCCAGTGCGGTGTGGTGCTCCAGCACGCGCAGCCGTTCACCGGTTCGATCCTGGACGTCATCTGCGGCACCGAGCCGTACACGCCGGAGGAGGCGATGGCGGCGGCCGAGATGGCCGGTCTCGCCGAGGACATCAAGCGGATGCCGATGGGGCTGCACACCATCGTCGCGGGCAGCGGAGCCGTCTCCGGCGGCCAGCGCCAGCGGCTGATGATCGCGCAGGCGCTGATCCGCCGGCCGCGCATCCTCTTCTTCGACGAGGCGACCAGCGCGCTCGACAACGAGACGCAGCGCACGGTCATCGAGAGCACCAAGGCCCTCAACGCCACCCGGATCGTCATCGCGCACCGGCTGTCGACCGTGCTGGACGCCGACCGGGTCGTGGTGATGGAGGAGGGCAAGGTCATCCAGCAGGGCCCGCCGGCGCAGTTGCTCGCCGACACGGGAGGCCGGCTGCACGAGCTGGTGCGGCGTCAGATGGCGTGA
- a CDS encoding SRPBCC family protein — MTADLTGTYLTLDDGRPAVRFSRLYDHPVDRVWQFVTDADELERWFPSRAEIELRPGGTVRFSGDPHMEDSTGRVLAVDPPHHLSFEWGGDELHFDLEETGEKSTRLTLTNVLDAQDSAARNGAGWEVCLAALDARARGEESAGPHAGADAPWKELYAAYVAAGVPSGAPVPGVD; from the coding sequence ATGACCGCCGACCTCACCGGCACCTATCTGACCCTGGACGACGGCCGCCCCGCCGTCCGCTTCAGCCGCCTCTACGACCACCCCGTGGACCGCGTCTGGCAGTTCGTGACCGACGCGGACGAGCTGGAGCGCTGGTTCCCCTCCCGCGCCGAGATCGAGCTGCGCCCCGGCGGTACCGTCCGGTTCAGCGGTGATCCGCACATGGAGGACTCCACCGGCCGGGTCCTCGCCGTCGACCCGCCCCATCACCTGTCGTTCGAGTGGGGCGGGGACGAACTCCACTTCGACCTGGAGGAAACCGGCGAGAAGAGCACCCGCCTCACGCTCACCAACGTCCTCGACGCCCAGGACAGCGCCGCCCGCAACGGCGCCGGCTGGGAGGTGTGCCTGGCCGCGCTGGACGCCAGGGCGCGCGGTGAGGAGAGCGCCGGACCGCACGCCGGGGCCGACGCGCCCTGGAAGGAGCTCTACGCCGCCTATGTCGCGGCGGGAGTGCCCTCCGGCGCGCCGGTGCCCGGAGTGGACTGA
- a CDS encoding ArsR/SmtB family transcription factor, translating into MSDAALWTALADPHRRAIVALLLERPRSVGEIVEACGLSQPSTSKHLKVLREAGLVRVRQDAQRRVYALDPAPIAALDAWLAPYRALWNKSLDTLGRRLDETPDAPEPPHRRTDPT; encoded by the coding sequence ATGTCCGACGCCGCCCTCTGGACCGCACTCGCCGACCCCCACCGGCGGGCCATCGTCGCGCTGCTCCTGGAGCGGCCCCGGTCCGTCGGTGAGATCGTCGAGGCGTGCGGACTGAGTCAGCCGAGCACCTCCAAGCACCTCAAGGTGCTGCGCGAGGCGGGACTGGTCCGGGTCCGGCAGGACGCGCAGCGCCGGGTCTACGCCCTCGACCCCGCCCCGATCGCCGCCCTGGACGCCTGGCTCGCCCCCTACCGGGCGCTGTGGAACAAGAGCCTCGACACGCTGGGCCGCCGCCTCGACGAGACGCCGGACGCCCCCGAACCACCGCACCGAAGGACTGATCCGACATGA
- a CDS encoding Ppx/GppA phosphatase family protein, whose product MRISVVDVGSNTVRLVVADAADGVPLPVHTAKWRLRLSEQIRPGGPIPEQAVGQLVDAVTEASRTATRWGAPDPPAFATAVVRNAPNRHEVLRTVRARTGVDLCTLPGEVEAELTFLGARRWMGWRSGPLALLDIGGGTLEVAFGRGRLPDFVASLPLGARRLTHEFFEDEDPPSPERVRALRRKVRHQLRDVAARIRWEGPRTAVATSRTFQQLGRLCGAAPGRHGPFVDRQLHRSELQEAITRLAALPAAERAHLPGISAPRAAQSLAGAVVGHTALKLTGIKAVTVCPWAIREGVLLRHIEDGPSWWAEVARRSGEAAAPDPVQLRIAATSG is encoded by the coding sequence ATGCGTATCAGCGTGGTGGACGTGGGATCGAACACGGTCAGGCTTGTGGTCGCGGACGCGGCGGACGGGGTGCCGCTGCCCGTGCACACCGCCAAGTGGCGACTCAGGCTGTCCGAGCAGATCAGACCGGGGGGACCCATCCCGGAGCAGGCCGTCGGGCAGCTCGTCGACGCGGTGACCGAGGCGAGCCGGACCGCCACCCGGTGGGGTGCCCCCGACCCGCCGGCGTTCGCGACCGCCGTGGTGCGCAACGCGCCGAACCGGCACGAGGTGCTGCGCACCGTCCGCGCCCGTACGGGCGTCGACCTGTGCACCCTGCCGGGCGAGGTCGAGGCCGAACTGACCTTCCTCGGGGCCCGGCGCTGGATGGGCTGGCGCTCGGGGCCGCTCGCCCTGCTCGACATCGGCGGCGGCACCCTCGAAGTCGCCTTCGGGCGCGGCCGGTTGCCCGACTTCGTGGCGTCGCTTCCGCTGGGGGCACGGCGGTTGACGCACGAGTTCTTCGAGGACGAGGACCCGCCGTCGCCGGAGCGGGTGCGGGCGCTGCGCCGCAAGGTCCGCCATCAGCTGCGGGACGTGGCGGCGCGGATCCGCTGGGAGGGCCCGCGCACCGCGGTCGCCACCTCCCGCACCTTCCAGCAGCTGGGTCGGCTCTGTGGCGCGGCACCCGGACGCCACGGCCCGTTCGTGGACCGGCAGCTGCACCGCTCCGAGCTGCAGGAGGCGATCACCCGGCTGGCCGCCCTGCCCGCCGCGGAACGCGCCCACCTGCCCGGTATCTCCGCCCCGCGCGCCGCACAGAGTCTGGCGGGAGCGGTGGTGGGGCACACCGCGCTGAAGCTGACCGGCATCAAGGCCGTCACGGTCTGCCCCTGGGCGATCCGGGAGGGCGTGCTGCTGCGCCACATCGAGGACGGGCCCTCCTGGTGGGCGGAAGTCGCCCGCCGCAGCGGGGAGGCCGCTGCCCCCGACCCGGTGCAGCTGCGGATCGCCGCCACCTCCGGCTGA
- a CDS encoding iron-containing redox enzyme family protein: MEHQGPRLPTPRGPLSSGVDAYLRGAGRLPGLEEAARAEVYGDDLQLALYLCYELHYRGFAEVPAEREWDPGLLRVRAAMEQRFLSALRTDAHVHASVDEALAGLLVEPVEGTGVSHFLRAEGELWQVREYAAQRSLYHLKEADPHAWVLPRLWGRAKAGMAAVEFDEWGGGRAERVHAALFADLMTDLGLDTAYGHYLDVASAEALVTVNMMSLFGLHRALRGALVGHFAAVEITSSPGSRRLAEAMRRTGAGPAAEHFYDEHVEADAVHEQVVRHDVIGGLLEQEPRLAADVAFGIDATEFVEERFGARLLTDWRASRSSLRAPLAREAAYIS; the protein is encoded by the coding sequence ATGGAGCACCAAGGACCACGACTGCCGACCCCGCGCGGCCCGCTGAGCAGTGGCGTCGACGCGTATCTGCGGGGCGCGGGCCGCCTGCCCGGCCTCGAGGAGGCCGCCCGCGCCGAGGTGTACGGCGACGACCTCCAGCTCGCCCTGTACCTGTGCTACGAGCTGCACTACCGCGGCTTCGCGGAGGTCCCCGCCGAGCGTGAGTGGGATCCCGGCCTGCTGCGCGTCCGCGCGGCCATGGAGCAGCGCTTCCTGTCCGCGCTGCGCACCGACGCGCATGTCCACGCGAGCGTGGACGAGGCACTGGCCGGCTTGCTGGTCGAGCCCGTCGAGGGCACCGGCGTGAGCCACTTCCTGCGCGCCGAGGGCGAACTGTGGCAGGTGCGCGAGTACGCCGCCCAGCGCTCCCTGTACCACCTCAAGGAGGCGGATCCGCACGCCTGGGTGCTGCCGCGGCTGTGGGGCCGGGCGAAGGCGGGGATGGCCGCGGTGGAGTTCGACGAGTGGGGCGGCGGCCGGGCGGAGCGCGTGCACGCGGCCCTGTTCGCCGACCTGATGACGGATCTGGGCCTGGACACCGCGTACGGCCACTATCTCGACGTCGCGTCCGCCGAGGCCCTGGTCACCGTCAACATGATGTCCCTGTTCGGGCTGCACCGGGCCCTCAGGGGCGCCCTGGTCGGGCACTTCGCGGCGGTCGAGATCACCTCGTCGCCGGGGTCGCGGCGGCTCGCCGAGGCGATGCGCCGCACGGGCGCCGGGCCCGCGGCGGAGCACTTCTACGACGAGCACGTCGAGGCCGACGCGGTCCACGAACAGGTGGTCCGTCACGATGTCATCGGCGGGCTGCTGGAGCAGGAGCCGCGGCTGGCCGCGGACGTCGCCTTCGGCATCGACGCCACCGAGTTCGTGGAGGAGCGCTTCGGCGCCCGGCTGCTCACCGACTGGCGTGCGTCACGTTCGTCACTGCGTGCCCCGCTTGCCCGGGAAGCAGCTTATATCTCCTGA